In Terriglobales bacterium, a single window of DNA contains:
- a CDS encoding arabinofuranosidase catalytic domain-containing protein, which produces MSVCQQQVSAAGAGPCDIYASGGTPCVAAHSTVRALFGAYSGRLYQVRRASDGGTTDIGTLNAGGFANAGTQDRFCAGTTCRITIIYDQTSRHNDLTVEGAGGAGSADVGAVANALPIAAGGHSLYGVYVSSGVGYRNNITSGVATGGSPEGMYMVASGTHVNTGCCFDYGNAETNIRDNGNGHMDAVNLGTTGPWVGADLENGIYGWNTGTPVQKSNFVTAMLKNNGQNTFAVKGANARSGGLTTQYDGTLPTSGGYIPMHLEGAIVMGTGGDNSKWSVGSFFEGAMTAGYPSEATENAVQANIVAAGYSGNSNGGEPGEITGPGTKCVDVAGDDIGVDGTAVQLWDCQAFSVDQHWTYNGDTSLSSLGRCLAIVGNGTQVQLWDCDGVGGQKWVQQADGSLFNPQSGRCLDSPNGATANGTRLQIHDCNGTAAQKFALHPRSVSGVHTISSTINLSKDVSAASTASGTAIQIYDVNGTAAQSWNFSTSGVSPAGYYNLAALGPYCMTVAGGASVAGTKIQLLGCNGSAAQAWNLISEGAGNYHFESAVNSGMCLDVPSGIMTNGTQLQIWYCNGASAQRFDIN; this is translated from the coding sequence ATGAGTGTATGTCAGCAACAAGTCTCTGCGGCCGGGGCGGGGCCTTGCGATATCTATGCTTCCGGCGGCACGCCATGCGTCGCCGCGCATAGCACGGTGCGGGCCCTCTTCGGCGCGTACAGCGGGAGACTCTACCAGGTAAGGCGCGCGTCGGACGGAGGGACAACTGACATCGGAACCCTGAACGCGGGCGGTTTCGCGAACGCGGGTACGCAGGACCGGTTCTGCGCGGGCACGACATGCAGAATCACGATCATCTACGACCAGACGTCTCGCCATAATGACCTGACCGTCGAAGGAGCCGGTGGAGCCGGGTCGGCCGACGTGGGCGCGGTGGCGAACGCACTGCCGATAGCCGCTGGCGGTCATTCGCTCTATGGCGTCTATGTGTCGTCCGGTGTCGGCTATCGCAACAACATCACGTCGGGTGTTGCAACCGGCGGCTCACCAGAGGGTATGTACATGGTGGCGAGCGGCACGCATGTCAATACTGGGTGTTGCTTCGACTATGGGAACGCCGAGACGAATATCAGGGACAACGGCAACGGCCACATGGACGCGGTCAACCTGGGAACGACTGGCCCATGGGTTGGCGCAGACCTTGAAAACGGCATCTATGGCTGGAACACCGGGACTCCGGTACAAAAAAGCAACTTCGTAACGGCAATGCTCAAGAACAACGGGCAAAACACTTTCGCAGTCAAAGGTGCTAACGCCCGATCGGGCGGCCTCACCACCCAGTATGACGGAACGCTTCCCACCAGCGGCGGATATATCCCCATGCACCTAGAAGGAGCCATCGTCATGGGAACCGGCGGGGATAACAGCAAGTGGAGCGTCGGATCGTTCTTCGAGGGGGCCATGACGGCCGGCTACCCATCGGAAGCGACCGAAAACGCCGTCCAGGCCAACATCGTCGCGGCGGGTTATTCCGGGAACAGCAACGGCGGCGAACCGGGTGAAATCACTGGGCCGGGTACAAAGTGTGTCGACGTCGCAGGGGATGACATCGGCGTCGACGGCACGGCGGTGCAGTTGTGGGATTGTCAGGCTTTTTCGGTCGACCAACACTGGACATACAACGGCGATACCTCGCTAAGTTCGCTCGGCCGCTGCCTCGCCATCGTCGGCAACGGCACCCAGGTCCAGTTGTGGGATTGCGACGGTGTGGGCGGTCAGAAATGGGTGCAGCAGGCTGATGGTTCACTCTTCAATCCGCAGTCAGGCCGCTGCCTCGATTCACCGAACGGTGCGACAGCGAACGGTACACGTCTGCAGATCCATGACTGTAATGGCACCGCGGCACAGAAGTTTGCGTTACACCCGCGCAGTGTCAGCGGCGTGCACACGATCTCATCCACGATCAACTTGAGCAAGGACGTGAGCGCCGCCAGCACCGCAAGCGGCACGGCGATCCAGATATATGACGTGAACGGAACGGCCGCCCAGAGCTGGAACTTCAGCACGAGCGGTGTGTCCCCGGCAGGCTACTACAATCTCGCGGCGCTAGGGCCGTACTGCATGACCGTCGCGGGCGGCGCGTCCGTGGCGGGAACGAAGATTCAACTCTTGGGCTGCAACGGCAGTGCGGCTCAGGCATGGAATCTCATCTCTGAGGGCGCCGGCAACTATCACTTCGAATCGGCCGTCAACAGTGGCATGTGCCTCGATGTTCCGTCTGGGATTATGACAAACGGTACGCAGTTGCAGATCTGGTACTGCAACGGCGCCAGTGCCCAGCGCTTCGACATCAACTAG
- a CDS encoding DUF4965 domain-containing protein, whose protein sequence is MRWRFCSLFMIFVAACSFAQSGRVPAVPLIAHDPYFSIWSMNDILTDGPTRHWTGRPQPLTGLVRIDGQTFRWMGNSPHSLPAIKQTGLEITPTRTNYHFEQQGVRLDISFLSPLLPSDLDVLSRPVTYLTASISATDGAKHAVGLLVEASSALAIDNSTQDVVWSRSRLEKMTVLRLSNFEQPVLAKSGDDLRIDWGSALLAVPDQPGAAVATQFQDAVEPAFNAGKPLPADDIDMPKRADKAVVLAVSFDVDQVSTAPVSRRILLAYDDLYSIEYLNRWLRPYWRRRGMSLGEMLETAERQYPDLDQRTRQFDDQLLADLREAGGPAYAQLATLAFRQTIAAHKLAVDVDGQPMLFPKENFSNGCISTVDVIYPSSPFFLLFNPELLKAQLRPLMEYTRTGRWHFPFAPHDLGTYPKANGQVYGGGERTEENQMPVEESGNMLLMFAALAKAEGNADFANQYWPELQKWAEYLEHEGMDPANQLSTDDFAGHLAHNANLSIKAILALDGYASLAGRTGRASEAARVHALAGGMAKHWAELAGDGDHFRLAFDKPGTWSQKYNLVWDRVLDLNVFPLTIARTELSFYKTHLNKFGLPLDNRSAYTKLDWEVWTATLSESSDDFQAMVAPLQRFINESPSRVPLTDWYWTTDAKQVGFQARSVVGGVYMPMLAKDQLWKQWSARSQQAVASSTPLR, encoded by the coding sequence ATGCGTTGGAGATTTTGCTCATTGTTCATGATTTTCGTCGCGGCTTGTTCGTTCGCACAATCGGGCCGTGTACCAGCCGTTCCACTCATCGCTCACGATCCATATTTCAGCATCTGGTCGATGAACGACATTTTAACGGATGGGCCGACGCGGCATTGGACGGGGCGGCCTCAACCGCTGACAGGTCTGGTGAGGATCGACGGTCAGACCTTTCGCTGGATGGGGAACTCCCCCCATTCTCTTCCAGCCATAAAGCAGACGGGGCTGGAAATCACTCCCACGCGAACGAATTATCACTTTGAGCAACAGGGCGTCAGATTGGACATCAGCTTTCTTTCGCCTCTTTTGCCTTCGGATCTCGATGTGTTGTCGCGGCCCGTCACCTATCTCACCGCCAGCATCTCGGCAACCGATGGGGCCAAACATGCGGTCGGGTTGCTGGTCGAAGCTTCCAGCGCGCTGGCCATTGACAACTCCACGCAAGACGTCGTCTGGTCGCGTTCGCGCCTGGAAAAAATGACGGTGTTACGTTTATCAAATTTTGAGCAGCCGGTGCTGGCCAAATCAGGAGACGATTTGCGCATTGACTGGGGGTCCGCGCTCCTGGCTGTCCCGGACCAGCCCGGTGCTGCTGTCGCGACCCAATTTCAAGATGCGGTTGAGCCGGCGTTCAACGCCGGCAAACCGCTTCCCGCCGATGACATCGACATGCCGAAACGTGCCGACAAAGCGGTCGTACTCGCCGTAAGTTTTGATGTGGACCAGGTAAGCACAGCGCCTGTTTCGCGCCGCATTCTGCTCGCATATGACGATCTTTATTCCATTGAGTATTTGAATCGCTGGCTGCGGCCCTACTGGCGCCGGAGGGGAATGAGCCTCGGTGAAATGCTCGAAACAGCAGAGCGGCAATATCCTGACCTCGACCAGCGCACGCGGCAATTCGATGATCAACTCCTCGCCGACCTGCGAGAGGCCGGGGGCCCCGCGTACGCACAGCTTGCCACGCTCGCGTTTCGGCAGACCATCGCAGCCCACAAGCTGGCTGTAGACGTTGATGGACAGCCCATGCTGTTTCCCAAAGAAAACTTCAGCAACGGATGCATTTCGACGGTTGACGTCATCTATCCCTCCTCGCCCTTTTTCCTTCTTTTCAATCCTGAGCTGCTTAAGGCCCAGTTGCGTCCGCTAATGGAGTACACGAGAACCGGGCGCTGGCATTTCCCATTTGCTCCCCACGATCTGGGCACGTACCCCAAGGCAAATGGGCAGGTATACGGAGGGGGAGAGCGTACCGAAGAAAACCAGATGCCGGTGGAAGAGAGCGGCAATATGCTCCTGATGTTTGCCGCGCTCGCGAAGGCCGAGGGCAACGCCGACTTCGCCAATCAATATTGGCCTGAATTGCAGAAGTGGGCCGAGTACCTGGAACATGAGGGAATGGACCCGGCAAACCAGCTCTCCACAGATGATTTCGCCGGCCACCTCGCGCACAATGCGAACTTGTCGATCAAAGCGATCCTGGCGCTTGATGGATACGCGAGTTTGGCGGGCAGGACCGGCCGCGCTTCTGAAGCTGCGAGAGTTCATGCCCTGGCGGGAGGAATGGCGAAACACTGGGCCGAACTGGCCGGCGATGGAGACCACTTCCGCTTGGCTTTTGACAAGCCGGGGACATGGAGCCAGAAATACAATCTTGTCTGGGACCGGGTTCTCGATCTCAATGTGTTTCCGCTGACCATTGCCCGGACCGAACTCAGCTTTTACAAGACTCATCTGAACAAGTTCGGCTTACCGCTCGACAATCGCAGCGCCTATACCAAACTGGACTGGGAAGTTTGGACAGCAACATTGAGCGAAAGCTCAGACGATTTCCAGGCAATGGTCGCTCCCCTGCAACGGTTCATCAATGAATCTCCGAGCCGCGTGCCGCTCACCGATTGGTACTGGACGACAGATGCGAAGCAAGTTGGATTCCAGGCACGTTCTGTCGTCGGGGGTGTCTATATGCCTATGCTTGCCAAAGATCAGCTCTGGAAACAATGGTCCGCCCGATCACAGCAAGCCGTCGCCAGCTCCACGCCGCTGCGATGA
- a CDS encoding discoidin domain-containing protein produces the protein MKRSSCFSRLCLEIIPIFLLTLGALPALSQVSVLTRSYNNQRTGTNVSETALTQSNVNSSQFGKLFQLEVDDQVFAQILYMPGLSIAGGTHNTIFVATANNSVYAFDAETAGAPLWQRNFNNGGRPTHNTEVGTGCNPYVDFSGNIGIVGTPVIDASTGTMYFVARTVENGATVQRLRAINIATGADRSSNAAVVISASGFDPTIQNQRPSLAFSSGVIYIGWASFCDTGAYHGFLAAYNASTFAQLGVFNTTPSGSQAGIWMSGWAPAFDSNGNLYVSTGNGTSDANSNFGESLVKLAPQNLNRLDFFTPSNFNTLNGGDVDFGSGGPLFLPGTNVIATGGKEGKIFVLDANNLGGVVTGDTQILQSFQAVSPTTVANATYHIHNGSLAWDGPQGVNLYISGENDFVRAYRFNTSTRTFSVPNFATGSFLLPRGMPGSMLALSSNGVQSGTGVLWSFTPRLGDANHGVVPGVLTAYNAETLATLWNSGQGVGDDTYGFSKGSPPTVANGKVYLASFSNIIAIYGPRISTTSQNLALNKTATGSTPCNANETPDKAVNGSYSGGNSDKWCALVTPSFLQVDLGATFTINQIVVEHAGAGGEGGSLDSQGIPTFDLNTKAYNLQVSTDGTNFTTVASMSNNIQSITTHNISPLSARFVKLNVTTPTQTADTASRIYELQVYGPSPVLAQPNFSLSATPGSLSISQGASGTSTITVNKLNGFNSSVALSASGLPSGVTASFNPASTTGTSMLTLAASSTAATGTSTVTITGTSGSLTHSTTVSLTVHAAGGPVQVNLSGAFNINPGIVTDGTTFTGGLDGVGNCYSSNLLGSSASFGGTQMTFGPANAADAVANATVTLPSGRFSSLLVLAAGVRGNQASQTFTVHFSDGTSQSFTQSVSDWAHPQNFAGETIVVTMTHRDQSNGTTLARTADVFGYTFTLNNSKTVSSITLPATRNVVVLAMSLKP, from the coding sequence ATGAAACGGAGTTCATGTTTTTCCCGGCTGTGTCTTGAAATCATCCCTATCTTTCTTCTGACTCTGGGCGCGCTGCCGGCGCTGTCACAGGTCAGCGTCCTCACGCGCAGCTATAACAATCAGCGCACGGGGACCAACGTGTCAGAAACAGCCCTGACGCAATCGAATGTGAATTCCAGCCAGTTCGGCAAGCTCTTCCAACTCGAAGTTGACGACCAGGTCTTCGCGCAAATCCTCTACATGCCGGGATTGTCGATTGCCGGCGGTACGCACAACACGATCTTTGTGGCCACGGCCAACAACAGTGTGTATGCCTTCGACGCCGAGACCGCAGGAGCCCCACTGTGGCAGCGTAACTTCAACAATGGCGGGCGCCCGACCCACAATACGGAGGTCGGCACCGGCTGCAATCCCTACGTGGATTTCAGCGGCAACATCGGCATTGTGGGTACGCCGGTGATCGATGCCAGTACCGGCACCATGTATTTTGTCGCGCGCACGGTGGAGAACGGCGCCACAGTCCAGCGGCTGCGCGCCATCAATATCGCCACCGGCGCCGATCGCTCGAGCAATGCTGCTGTGGTTATCAGTGCTAGTGGATTTGACCCGACCATCCAGAACCAGCGGCCTTCGCTCGCCTTTTCTTCAGGGGTAATTTATATCGGATGGGCGTCGTTCTGCGACACAGGCGCCTATCACGGCTTCCTGGCGGCCTACAATGCCTCTACGTTCGCGCAACTTGGTGTGTTCAACACCACGCCCAGCGGAAGCCAGGCGGGCATCTGGATGAGCGGCTGGGCGCCGGCCTTCGACTCTAACGGCAACTTATACGTCTCTACCGGGAATGGCACCTCTGATGCCAACAGCAATTTTGGCGAGAGCCTAGTGAAGCTTGCGCCACAGAACCTGAACCGCCTCGATTTCTTCACCCCCTCCAACTTTAATACCCTGAATGGTGGAGACGTTGACTTCGGATCAGGCGGCCCGCTGTTCCTGCCGGGCACGAATGTGATCGCCACCGGCGGCAAGGAAGGGAAGATTTTCGTTCTGGACGCCAACAATCTGGGCGGCGTGGTGACGGGCGATACCCAGATTCTGCAGAGCTTTCAAGCGGTCAGCCCGACGACGGTTGCGAATGCGACCTATCACATTCACAATGGTTCTTTAGCCTGGGACGGGCCGCAGGGAGTGAATCTTTATATCTCGGGCGAGAACGACTTTGTGCGCGCCTATCGTTTCAACACTTCCACCCGGACGTTTAGCGTGCCGAACTTCGCCACAGGATCGTTTCTGCTTCCCCGCGGCATGCCGGGCAGTATGTTGGCGCTTTCCTCGAATGGCGTGCAATCAGGAACGGGTGTGCTCTGGTCGTTCACGCCGCGTCTGGGCGATGCCAACCACGGGGTCGTACCCGGAGTCCTCACGGCCTACAACGCCGAAACCCTGGCTACCCTCTGGAACTCAGGCCAGGGTGTTGGCGATGACACCTATGGTTTCTCCAAAGGCTCCCCGCCGACGGTTGCCAACGGTAAAGTGTATTTGGCTTCGTTCTCGAACATCATTGCCATTTATGGGCCGAGGATCTCGACGACCTCGCAAAACCTGGCGCTCAACAAGACAGCGACCGGCAGCACGCCATGCAACGCGAATGAAACTCCGGACAAAGCCGTCAATGGCAGCTACTCGGGCGGCAACAGCGATAAGTGGTGCGCCTTGGTCACCCCCAGCTTCCTGCAGGTGGACCTGGGGGCAACATTTACGATTAATCAGATCGTGGTGGAACACGCGGGAGCCGGCGGCGAAGGTGGTTCGCTCGATTCGCAGGGAATTCCGACCTTTGACCTCAACACCAAGGCCTACAACCTGCAGGTCTCGACCGATGGAACGAACTTCACCACGGTTGCGAGCATGAGTAATAACATCCAAAGCATCACGACGCATAACATTTCTCCGTTGAGTGCGCGCTTCGTCAAGTTGAACGTGACAACACCTACCCAGACCGCCGATACGGCATCGCGCATCTATGAATTGCAGGTCTACGGACCCAGCCCCGTTCTCGCACAACCAAATTTCAGCCTGTCGGCGACGCCGGGCAGTCTAAGCATCAGCCAAGGGGCCAGCGGAACGAGTACGATTACCGTGAATAAGCTCAATGGTTTCAACAGCAGTGTTGCTCTGTCGGCGTCAGGGCTGCCCAGCGGCGTGACCGCCTCTTTCAATCCTGCAAGCACAACTGGAACCAGCATGCTGACGCTTGCTGCGAGCAGCACGGCGGCAACCGGAACATCCACGGTGACCATTACGGGGACATCCGGCAGCCTGACACACAGCACGACCGTGAGCCTGACGGTGCATGCAGCGGGTGGGCCGGTGCAGGTCAATCTTTCGGGCGCCTTTAACATCAACCCTGGAATCGTCACCGATGGCACGACCTTCACCGGAGGCCTCGACGGCGTTGGCAATTGCTACTCCTCGAACCTGCTGGGTTCTTCCGCCAGCTTCGGCGGCACGCAGATGACGTTTGGACCGGCGAATGCCGCCGATGCAGTAGCTAACGCCACGGTGACTCTGCCCTCAGGGCGGTTTAGCTCGCTGCTGGTGCTGGCAGCCGGAGTGAGGGGAAATCAGGCGTCACAGACCTTTACGGTGCACTTCTCCGATGGCACCAGCCAGTCCTTCACGCAAAGCGTGAGCGACTGGGCGCATCCGCAGAATTTTGCCGGGGAGACGATCGTGGTGACCATGACCCACCGCGACCAGAGTAACGGCACGACGCTGGCAAGGACGGCGGACGTGTTCGGATATACGTTCACGCTGAACAACAGCAAGACCGTGAGCAGCATTACGTTGCCCGCTACTCGCAACGTCGTTGTGCTGGCCATGAGCTTGAAGCCATAG
- a CDS encoding carboxypeptidase-like regulatory domain-containing protein: protein MKTNKVSEQVTGFLFREKAAMGSLYVCALVLVLGLMSGTSLAQESRATLEGRVTDPHGGVIPKASIEVMSEETGLRQKATSNADGLWSVRFLTPGTYQVTITAQGFKTAEQKGITLEVADDKRIETAMSVGATHEVVSVTAEAPLIDTSSATAGTVIEGATISELPMESRIAYLLASLSPGVHLIPQSNNVPFMWSYAAASDVVVNGGRDHRSNEFLLDGMPNQHGDSVSFIPSADSVAEFRVMTNAYDAQYGRQAGATFNVGLKSGSDAYHGSIYEHYENASFNANRYEFNHAIPKIPRPVAHYNLYGGTFGGPVIFDRKKTFFFVSWEGIRNKDPRNNSPLSLPTLAERNGDFRNSFTTTLNAGVRSAPIPINIYDPNTLSGNTRQQFVASSNPSDPRYNPACLAPALTCPNVMPLARLDPIAMSILKFVPLPNNPNDGTSSSNGDYIPKAFRQNKMASTVVRLDHTFNDRNKTYATLRWNHEDEFTDDFFHNLGTGSFATRINWGGGIDHVWVISPTQIFDVRYNVTRFQEPTRPQGSGFDPAQLGFSQSFVGQMPEKSFPRITGVFSDRIGGGFGSYFDTTYHTWMASMTHTQGNMTWHYGGDFRVIQEAGGNFGNQSGAFRFTGDWTRKVYNASSGNGDGSSMASFLLGLLSNSATNQPSEINRNATRFDSQHFHSLFFQNDWRVLPRLTLNMGLRWEYETPFTERFNRFTSVFDPTQLNPISDAAQAAYTNILNTMLANPDPRVHSAALTLSQLVPASSYKIYGVQLFPGVNGQKRTVTNLDLHEWQPRAGFAFQLFKSTVIRGGVGRFVQSTAIKGGQNGFSRTTGVFSSLDNGKTPYDTLDNPFSNGILAPTGSSLGPLTNLGQGVDWENQDPRRPYSWQYSFQIQHQLKSWLIEAGYSHQNTYDIQSTPGGLEQNDIGLLNWLTYNTPVFNATGQPQFGPGGVDIGAYHLGNSFLATRIPNPFQGLSTNGVACNVNPLPPTCVGGGRGTSNQISVYDLMRPLKLLGGQSMNDNPKGSTHYDALETKLQRRFANGYSFLASYTYSKLIEITSFLGPQLAGVQEHKIGGQDAPHKLSIASIYELPIGRDRKLFRKMPRALDTFIGGWEVTGQYTFESGPPVVFGTDSFFDGKRPVLHGKDPSLSEWFDTTHFFKFPGSGDDISQWPSWTGVQNLPGGNCVPTAAKNCVYADFANFIRTYPTRWTDVRLSRIDETNLGIYKNFRITERWRAQLRGEVFNLFNHSRFNGPNTNPGSSQFGIVAPAQVNEPRVLQFAFKITF from the coding sequence ATGAAGACCAACAAAGTAAGCGAGCAAGTTACGGGATTCCTGTTTCGGGAGAAGGCAGCAATGGGCAGCCTTTACGTCTGCGCGCTGGTTCTAGTGCTTGGTCTCATGTCTGGGACCTCGTTAGCGCAGGAATCCAGAGCCACCCTAGAAGGCCGTGTCACCGACCCGCATGGCGGTGTCATTCCAAAAGCATCGATCGAGGTCATGTCAGAAGAGACGGGCCTCAGACAGAAAGCCACCAGCAACGCCGATGGCCTTTGGTCGGTCAGGTTCTTGACCCCCGGCACCTACCAGGTAACGATTACGGCGCAGGGTTTCAAAACCGCGGAGCAGAAAGGCATTACCCTGGAGGTGGCCGACGATAAGCGTATCGAAACGGCCATGAGTGTAGGAGCTACGCACGAGGTGGTTTCGGTCACGGCGGAGGCCCCGCTCATCGATACCAGCTCAGCCACTGCAGGAACGGTGATCGAAGGGGCCACAATCTCTGAACTTCCCATGGAATCGCGGATTGCCTACCTTCTGGCGAGTCTCTCCCCAGGGGTCCACTTGATTCCGCAAAGCAACAATGTGCCTTTCATGTGGTCGTACGCCGCCGCCTCAGACGTAGTCGTGAATGGGGGCCGCGACCATCGCTCCAACGAGTTCTTGCTCGACGGCATGCCCAACCAGCACGGGGACAGCGTGTCATTTATTCCTTCTGCCGACTCCGTGGCCGAATTTCGCGTCATGACCAACGCCTATGATGCCCAGTACGGAAGGCAGGCCGGCGCCACGTTTAATGTTGGGCTCAAGAGCGGGAGCGACGCGTACCACGGCAGCATCTATGAGCACTACGAAAATGCCTCCTTCAATGCCAACCGGTACGAGTTCAATCACGCAATTCCAAAGATACCCAGGCCGGTCGCACACTACAACCTGTATGGCGGGACCTTTGGCGGTCCGGTCATCTTCGACCGCAAAAAGACCTTCTTCTTCGTGAGTTGGGAGGGCATTCGTAACAAGGACCCGCGCAATAACAGTCCTTTGTCTCTCCCCACTTTGGCCGAACGCAACGGTGACTTCAGAAACTCATTTACTACAACGCTCAACGCCGGCGTGCGCAGCGCGCCCATTCCGATCAATATTTATGATCCCAATACACTGAGCGGAAACACGCGTCAGCAATTCGTTGCTTCGTCAAATCCCAGCGATCCTCGCTACAATCCTGCCTGCCTTGCCCCGGCCCTAACCTGTCCGAACGTGATGCCCCTGGCCCGCTTGGACCCCATCGCCATGAGCATCCTCAAATTCGTTCCGCTGCCCAACAATCCCAACGACGGCACGAGCAGCAGCAATGGTGACTATATCCCCAAAGCCTTCCGCCAGAACAAAATGGCTTCCACGGTGGTCCGCCTTGACCATACTTTTAACGATCGTAACAAGACTTACGCTACCCTGCGCTGGAACCATGAAGACGAGTTCACGGACGATTTTTTTCACAACCTCGGCACCGGCTCTTTCGCGACGCGCATCAATTGGGGCGGCGGAATCGATCACGTCTGGGTGATCAGCCCCACTCAGATCTTCGATGTACGCTACAACGTAACCCGTTTTCAGGAGCCAACGCGTCCGCAAGGGTCGGGCTTCGACCCGGCGCAATTAGGGTTTTCACAAAGTTTTGTCGGCCAGATGCCTGAGAAGTCCTTTCCCAGGATTACCGGCGTATTCAGCGATAGGATCGGTGGCGGCTTTGGCAGCTACTTCGATACGACCTACCACACCTGGATGGCCAGCATGACCCACACTCAGGGGAATATGACGTGGCACTACGGCGGCGATTTCCGCGTCATTCAAGAGGCTGGCGGGAATTTCGGCAACCAGAGTGGCGCCTTCCGTTTTACCGGAGACTGGACGCGCAAGGTTTACAACGCAAGCAGTGGAAACGGCGACGGCAGCTCTATGGCATCCTTCCTTCTGGGGTTGCTGAGCAATAGCGCCACCAATCAACCCAGCGAGATCAACCGCAACGCCACTCGCTTCGATTCCCAGCATTTCCATAGTTTGTTCTTCCAGAACGACTGGCGTGTGCTGCCCCGCCTGACGCTCAATATGGGCTTGCGCTGGGAATATGAAACCCCGTTCACGGAGCGTTTCAACCGCTTTACCAGCGTCTTCGATCCCACGCAACTGAACCCCATCTCCGATGCCGCGCAGGCTGCCTACACAAACATACTGAATACGATGCTGGCGAACCCCGACCCAAGAGTGCACAGCGCGGCTCTCACCTTGTCTCAGCTCGTCCCCGCCAGTTCTTACAAGATTTACGGCGTGCAGCTTTTCCCCGGAGTGAACGGCCAAAAGCGCACCGTCACGAACCTCGATCTTCACGAATGGCAGCCGCGTGCCGGATTTGCCTTCCAGCTCTTCAAATCAACCGTCATTCGTGGCGGAGTGGGCCGCTTTGTGCAGTCCACCGCCATCAAAGGCGGACAGAACGGCTTCAGCCGTACCACCGGAGTTTTTAGCAGCCTGGACAATGGAAAGACTCCGTACGATACGCTGGATAACCCATTTAGCAACGGCATCCTCGCTCCGACCGGTTCATCGCTCGGCCCACTCACCAACCTTGGGCAGGGTGTGGATTGGGAGAACCAGGACCCTCGCCGGCCCTATTCCTGGCAATACAGTTTCCAGATTCAGCACCAGCTCAAGAGTTGGCTCATTGAAGCCGGCTACTCGCACCAGAACACCTACGACATTCAATCAACGCCTGGAGGTCTTGAGCAGAACGATATTGGCCTGCTCAACTGGCTTACCTATAACACGCCAGTCTTCAACGCAACCGGACAGCCACAGTTTGGTCCAGGGGGTGTCGACATCGGGGCATATCATCTGGGAAACAGCTTTCTTGCTACTCGCATCCCCAATCCCTTTCAAGGTTTGAGCACCAACGGTGTAGCCTGCAACGTAAACCCGCTGCCACCGACCTGCGTAGGCGGCGGTCGAGGAACCAGCAACCAAATCAGCGTATACGACTTGATGAGACCGCTGAAGCTTTTGGGCGGCCAGAGCATGAACGACAATCCCAAGGGCAGCACCCACTACGATGCGCTCGAAACCAAGCTGCAACGGCGTTTTGCCAACGGTTACAGCTTCCTCGCTTCTTACACCTATTCAAAGTTGATTGAGATTACCTCTTTCCTGGGTCCGCAGCTTGCCGGCGTGCAGGAGCACAAGATCGGAGGCCAAGATGCCCCCCACAAACTTTCCATCGCCTCCATCTACGAGCTGCCCATTGGACGTGATCGGAAATTGTTCAGAAAGATGCCGCGCGCTCTTGATACCTTCATCGGTGGATGGGAAGTGACGGGGCAATACACCTTTGAGTCCGGACCGCCCGTCGTCTTCGGCACCGATTCCTTCTTCGACGGCAAACGGCCGGTGCTGCACGGCAAAGACCCCAGCCTCTCCGAGTGGTTTGATACCACACACTTCTTCAAATTCCCCGGCTCCGGAGACGACATCTCCCAGTGGCCCTCCTGGACCGGCGTGCAGAACCTTCCCGGAGGCAACTGCGTTCCGACAGCCGCCAAAAACTGCGTCTATGCCGACTTCGCCAACTTCATTCGCACCTATCCCACACGCTGGACCGATGTGCGGCTGAGTCGAATCGATGAGACGAACCTCGGAATCTACAAGAACTTCAGAATAACCGAAAGGTGGAGGGCCCAGCTGCGCGGCGAGGTCTTCAACCTGTTTAACCATTCGAGGTTCAACGGCCCGAACACGAACCCCGGCAGCAGCCAGTTTGGAATTGTTGCCCCGGCACAGGTCAATGAACCCAGAGTGCTCCAGTTTGCATTCAAGATCACGTTCTAG